The genomic DNA ACCTCCCACGACAACCTTTCCGCTGAGGTCGTTGTGGCGAAATTTTGTTCACAAAGAGGGCGTGAACGCAACGGTTCTAAATAGACCGACTGTGCCTTGCAACTTCTGAGATCGGTGACGACGCTTTTGAATGGGGTGTTTTACCTGACCTGGTTTGCTTCAGAAATGGATTCGCCAATGGCTATCTCTCTGCCTTACCTTACGAACCTGCAAAGGTGATTGCTGTCCCTTTCCGACTTTACTAACACCGGCCTTGAGGGTTGTCCCACAGGGGCTCACCTTTACCGAAAGGCTTGACACTATTGTGTCAAACTGCCTTATCACCAAACCTATTGCGTCAATGACCTTTTGTCTCAGACGCTGTTGCCTTTATAACACGCCCATAAAACTGTGTTAAGGTCTGAAAGCAGCAACACTGGAACGAGACCCAAAGCGTCCTTTCCGCTTTCCGTCGGCTCACGGGGATTTTCCTCATTTTAAAAAGAGAAGGGTGAGGTTGAAAAGGGAGGCGGCGTTTCTTGTCGTCGCGGCAGCGAGGCGTTCCACTGGCTCACTGCGACATTGGGCGACTTTTTGGGCGATCAGGGGCAAGTAGGCGGGCTCGTTTCGCTTGCCCCGATAAGGCGTGGGAGCAAGGTAAGGGGCATCGGTCTCCAAAAGAAGCCGCTCCAGCGGCACTTTGGCAGCGACTTCCCGAACCGTTTCCGCCTTGCGCCCGAAAGTCACGATGCCCGTGACGCCGATGTGGAACCCTACCTCCAGCCACGCCTGCGCCTCGCCCCAAGTGCCCGTGAAGCAATGCGCCACACCTTTCACTGGCTTGCCAAATCGCCGCACAACTTCCAGCGCTTCTGGGTAAGCGTCACGAATGTGCAGGATGACGGGCAAGCCCAATTGCCACGCTAGTTCCAGTTGCTCTGCGAACGCCCGATACTGCGCTGCAGGAGGTGAAAAAGCGTAGTGGAAGTCCAAACCGATTTCACCGATGGCGACGACGCTCGGATGTTTCGCCAGCTGCCGCAGAGTTTCCGCCACATCAGCGTTCCAATGGTGAGCCTCGTGGGGGTGGACAGCGACGGCGGCAACCAACGCGGCGCCGTCAGGGGGCACGCTTTCACACTGTGTGACAGCGCGTTCGCTGGACAGTAGGTCGTAACCGATGTTGATGACCGCTGTGACGCCGGCGTTTTTCGCCCGGCGCAACACCTCTTGCCAATCCTCGGTGAACTGCTCGTGGTTTAAATGCGCGTGGCTGTCAACGAGCCGCATCGTCATCGTTGGACGACCCGCACGGTGCGGCGGGAAAGCCGGTCAAGGATGTGCGGCACATATGGGGCAAGGAACCACAGCAACGCAGCGAGGAGTAGGACTACCAAGGCAACCCGCCACCACAGAACGCCTATTGCGGTGAGGCGCACCGTATAAGGTTGCAACGGGTCTAAGGTCAGTTCCACCCAATTCCCATCGGCTGGCGCCACAGAAGAGCGCTCAGCGATGACGCGCCCGGGCAACCGCACCCGCACCGTGACCTGT from bacterium HR17 includes the following:
- the tatD gene encoding 3'-5' ssDNA/RNA exonuclease TatD, producing the protein MTMRLVDSHAHLNHEQFTEDWQEVLRRAKNAGVTAVINIGYDLLSSERAVTQCESVPPDGAALVAAVAVHPHEAHHWNADVAETLRQLAKHPSVVAIGEIGLDFHYAFSPPAAQYRAFAEQLELAWQLGLPVILHIRDAYPEALEVVRRFGKPVKGVAHCFTGTWGEAQAWLEVGFHIGVTGIVTFGRKAETVREVAAKVPLERLLLETDAPYLAPTPYRGKRNEPAYLPLIAQKVAQCRSEPVERLAAATTRNAASLFNLTLLFLK